The DNA sequence gtttctgatcctctgttctgtctcttctgtctcctgtctgtttataatgtttctgatcctgtgtgttctgtctcttctgtctcctgtctgtatataatgtttctgatcctctgtgttctgtctcctgtctgtttataatgtttctgatcctctgtgttctgtctcctgtctgtttatAATGTTTCTGATCCTGTatgttctgtctcctgtctgtttataatgtttctgatctctgtgttctgtctcttctgtctcctgtctgtttataatgtttctgatcctctgtgttctgtctcttctgtctcctgtctgtttataatgtttctgatcctctgtgttctgtctcttctgtctcctgtctgtttataatgtttctgatcctctgtgttctgtctcttctgtctcctgtctgtttataatgtttctgatcctctgtgttctgtctcctgtctgtttataatgtttctgatcctctgtgttctgtctcttctgtctctgtctgtttataatgtttctgatcctgtgttctgtctcttctgtctcctgtctgtttataatgtttctgatcctctgtgttctgtctcttctgtctcctgtctgtttataatgtttctgatcctctgtgttctgtctcctgtctgtttataatgtttctgatcctctgtgttctgtctcttctgtctcctgtctgtttataatgtttctgatcctctgtgttctgtctcttctgtctcctgtctgtttataatgtttctgatcctctgtgttctgtctcctgtctgtttataatgtttctgatcctctgttctgtctcttctgtctcctgtctgtttataatgtttctgatcctgtgtgttctgtctcttctgtctcctgtctgtttataatgtttctgatcctctgtgttctgtctcttctgtctcctgtctgtttataatgtttctgatcctctgtgttctgtctcttctgtctcctgtctgtttataatgtttctgatcctctgttctgtctcttctgtctcctgtctgtttataatgtttctgatcctctgtgttctgtctcttctgtctcctgtctgtttataatgtttctgatcctctgtgttctgtctcttctgtctcctgtctgtttataatgtttctgatcctctgtgttctgtctcttctgtctcctgtctgtttataatgtttctgatcctgtgtgttctgtctcttctgtctcctgtctgtttataatgtttctgatcctctgtgttctgtctcttctgtctcctgtctgtttgtaatgtttctgatcctctgtgttctgtctcttctgtctcctgtctgtttataatgtttctgatcctctgtgttctgtctcttctgtctcctgtctgtttataatgtttctgatcctctgtgttctgtctcttctgtctcctgtctgtttataatgtttctgatcctctgtgttctgtctcctgtctgtttataatgtttctgatcctctgtgttctgtctcttctgtctcctgtctgtttataatgtttctgatcctctgtgttctgtctcttctgtctcctgtctgtttataatgtttctgatcctctgtgttctgtctcttctgtctcccgtcttttataatgtttctgatcctgtgtgttctgtctcttctgtctcctgtctgtttataatgtttctgatcctctgtgttctgtctcttctgtctcctgtctgtttataatgtttctgatcctctgtgttctgtctcttctgtctcctgtctgtttataatgtttctgatcctctgtgttctgtctcttctgtctcctgtctgtttataatgtttctgatcctctgtgttctgtctcttctgtctcctgtctgtttatAATGTTTCTGATCCTCGgtgttctgtctcttctgtctcctgtctgtttataatgtttctgatcctctgtgttctgtctcttctgtctcctgtctgtttataatgtttctgatcctgtgttctgtctcttctgtctcctgtctgtttataatgtttctgatcctctgtgttctgtctcttctgtctcatgtctgtttataatgtttctgatcctctgtgttctgtctcttctgtctcctgtctgtttataatgtttctgatcctctgtgttctgtctcttctgtctactgtctgttgttCAGGTTTGGCCTGGAGAACCGCCAGTATGCCATGGCTGTCTTACTCACCCAACAGCAGTGCACCCAAAATGGAGCAAACTTTGATGTAGGCGTGCAACCTCAGGTTGTCCAGCAGAGACTACAGGATTATAGTGTCTACATAGGAGACCGGCTCATCGCAGCCATACCTGACACCTACCACGCTGAGTACCTTCTCTTGGGGCATGATAGAACCAACCCCAGCAAAATGCAGACTCTGTTAACAGCAGCAACGCCTAATGACTGCATCGTCTTCTTCTCCAACTACTCTCCCTGCCTGGAGAGATGCAACGTCCCTAATGGAGCAACCAGCATTCTGCCCTTCATGACCGTCTTCAACGGCAGGAACGCCAACCAGATGGCCTTTGTCTTCTCCTCGGTTTGGGACCCCACAAAGCACCATACAGGAGTGACCAAACCGACTAAGCAGCTGGTGTTTGTGTCCTTCCAGAGAATAGAAAGATCCCTCCCTTTATATCGTTGTGTCAGATTCAACGATCAAAACGCATGTTACCGTTGTGTCACTGCCAACACAAATCCTGAGACCAATGACTGTCTGTATGGGTACTAATAGTGTACACTGTCTGTATGGGTACTACTAGTGGACACTGTCTGTATGGGTACTAATAGTGTCCACTGTCTGTATGGGTACTAATAGTGGACACTGTCTGTATGGGTACTAATAGTGTACACTGTCTGTATGGATACTACTAGTGGACACTGTCTGTATGGATACTAATAGTGTACACTGTCTCAATGGTGGAAATATAGAAATGTatattttctttctttccctctgtccatccccctctctctgtccatcccctctctgtccatctctctctctctgtccatctatctctgtctgtatGGGTACTAATAGTGGACACTGTCTGTATGGATACTAATAGTGGACACTGTCTGTATGGATACTAATAGTGGACACTGTCTGTATGGATACTAATAGTGGACACTGTCTGTATGGATACTAATAGTGTACACTGTCTGTATGGATACTAATAGTGGACACTGTCTGTATGGATACTAATAGTGGACACTGTCTGTATGGATACTAATAGtggacactgtctgtctgtccatactaaTAGTCCATCCCCACTGtctgtccatccccctctctctgtccatactAATAGTGTCCACTGTCTGTatgtccatccccctctctctgtccatctctctctctctctgtccatctctctctctgtccatctctctgtccatctctctctgtccatctctctctctctctgtccatctctctctctctctgtccatctctctctctctgtccatctctctctctctgtccatctctctctctctgtccatctctctctctctgtccatcccctctctctgtccatccccctctctctgtccatccccctctctctgtccatctctctctctgtccatccccctctctctgtccatctctctctctgtccatctctctctctgtccatctctctctctctacacagttCACCATAGCAGCAACATTACTGTCTCCATCATTACTGTTATTTCTGACATAAACACTATATGATAGAAAGACCATGTCCTTCCTGTTTCCATGCATCTTCTGAGAACAAAAAGGTTGAACGTAGACGACTATAAACAGTCTTGTAAATGTTGTTGAAAACACTTGAAATGTGGtgagactgatagagttaagttTTGGACCCAAATATACAAACACATAACATTATGACAATAACCGAAGGAGATATCAACACGCATGTAGCTGTGTAATATATAGTCCTTAACATAAACAATCACATAACATTATGACAATAACCGAATGAGATATCAACACACATGTAGCTGTGTAATATATAGTCCTTAACATAAACAATCACATGACATTATGACAATAACCGAAGGAGATATCAACACACATGTAGCTGTGTAATATATAGTCCTTAACATAAACAAACACACGCCCTAATGAACATGCACTAGGTTTTCCCAAGAGAGTTCTGGTCAGTCATCCTCTCAGCGGTGTCcgttccccctcaagcagacaccaagacggctactctgggacagagtaggaggcagttcagtttggccacgcaattcatccaaaagtggaaatgctgccccctatcccaaacaagttaaggaacttcactggactctatgtaaactggaaaccatatatcctgaagctgcatttattgtagttggggattttaacaaagcaaatgtgagaacaaggctacctaaattctatcagcatatttcTGCACTATGCGCAGGGGTAATTACActcgatcactgctactctaacttctgtgATGCGTTACGACATTATGACAATAAGCAAAGGAGATATCAACACACTCTAACTTCCCCAATgcgttatgacattatgacattaaCCAAAGGAGATATCAACACACTCTAACTTCCCCAATgcgttatgacattatgacattaaCCAAAGGAGATATCAACACACTCTAACTTCCCCAATgcgttatgacattatgacattaaCCAAAGGAGATATCAACACACTCTAACTTCCCCAATgcgttatgacattatgacattaaCCAAAGGAGATATCAACACACTCTAACTTCCCCAATgcgttatgacattatgacattaaCCAAAGGAGATATCAACACACTCTAACTTCCCCAATgcgttatgacattatgacattaaCCAAAGGAGATATCAACACACTCTAACTTCCCCAATgcgttatgacattatgacattaaCCAAAGGAGATATCAACACACTCTAACTTCCCCAATgcgttatgacattatgacattaaCCAAAGGAGATATCAACACACTCTAACTTCCCCAATgcgttatgacattatgacattaaCCAAAGGAGATATCAACACACTCTAACTTCCCCAATgcgttatgacattatgacattaaCCAAAGGAGATATCAACACACTCTAACTTCCCCAATgcgttatgacattatgacattaaCCAAAGGAGATATCAACACACTCTAACTTCCCCAATgcgttatgacattatgacattaaCCAAAGGAGATATCAACACACTCTAACTTCCCCAATGCATTATGACATTAACCAAAGGAGATATCAACACACTCTAACTTCCCCAATGCGTTATGACATTAACCAAAGGAGATATCAACACACTCTAACTTCCCCAATGCGTTATGACATTAACCAAAGGAGATATCAACACACTCTAACTTCCCCAATgcgttatgacattatgacattaaCCAAAGGAGATATCAACACACTCTAACTTCCCCAATgcgttatgacattatgacattaaCCAAAGGAGATATCAACACACTCTAACTTCCCCAATgcgttatgacattatgacattaaCCAAAGGAGATATCAACACACTCTAACTTCCCCAATgcgttatgacattatgacattaaCCAAAGGAGATATCAACACACTCTAACTTCCCCAATgcgttatgacattatgacattaaCCAAAGGAGATATCAACACACTCTAACTTCCCCAATgcgttatgacattatgacattaaCCAAAGGAGATATCAACACACTCTAACTTCCCCAATgcgttatgacattatgacattaaCCAAAGGAGATATCAACACACTCTAACTTCCAATgcgttatgacattatgacattaaCCAAAGGAGATATCAACACACTCTAACTTCCCCAATgcgttatgacattatgacattaaCCAAAGGAGATATCAACACACTCTAACTTCCCCAATgcgttatgacattatgacattaaCCAAAGGAGATATCAACACACTCTAACTTCCCCAATgcgttatgacattatgacattaaCCAAAGGAGATATCAACACACTCTAACTTCCCCAATgcgttatgacattatgacattaaCCAAAGGAGATATCAACACACTCTAACTTCCCCAATgcgttatgacattatgacattaaCCAAAGGAGATATCAACACACTCTAACTTCCCCAATgcgttatgacattatgacattaaCCAAAGGAGATATCAACACACTCTAACTTCCCCAATgcgttatgaca is a window from the Oncorhynchus keta strain PuntledgeMale-10-30-2019 chromosome 35, Oket_V2, whole genome shotgun sequence genome containing:
- the LOC127915814 gene encoding uncharacterized protein LOC127915814, whose translation is MRGIVLLFLLSLWPGGKVDAINEQILANVVQEMRRFGLENRQYAMAVLLTQQQCTQNGANFDVGVQPQVVQQRLQDYSVYIGDRLIAAIPDTYHAEYLLLGHDRTNPSKMQTLLTAATPNDCIVFFSNYSPCLERCNVPNGATSILPFMTVFNGRNANQMAFVFSSVWDPTKHHTGVTKPTKQLVFVSFQRIERSLPLYRCVRFNDQNACYRCVTANTNPETNDCLYGY